One genomic segment of candidate division KSB1 bacterium includes these proteins:
- a CDS encoding metal ABC transporter substrate-binding protein, which translates to MLKIPNKFASPLIILLLISVSAVAGEKLNVVTTLTDFADIAKQIGGDKVEAFAIAKGYQDPHFVDPKPSYIIKLQKADLFVHGGMDLESGWVPPLLEGARNANILPGAKGHVDASKGVHLLEVPSGDPAQLRAQGDIHIYGNPHYWLDPVRGKQIAENICAALSRLQPQNEAYFKSNLEAFTKKIDAKVAEWQALMQPYNGVKIVAFHNSWPYFDERFGFDIVAFIEPKPGIPPTPKHLAAVIDQMNQIGVKVIIVEPYYSKDPCNLVASKTGAKVLELATAVDGAPEVKSYLDVFDYNLKKLIAAFQQIAEAGNNGK; encoded by the coding sequence ATGTTGAAAATTCCAAATAAATTTGCAAGCCCGCTCATTATTCTTTTGTTGATCAGCGTCTCCGCTGTTGCCGGCGAAAAACTCAACGTCGTCACGACGTTGACGGATTTTGCCGATATTGCCAAACAGATCGGCGGCGACAAAGTCGAGGCGTTCGCCATCGCCAAGGGTTATCAGGACCCGCATTTCGTCGATCCCAAGCCGAGCTACATCATTAAATTGCAAAAGGCTGATTTGTTCGTGCACGGCGGGATGGATTTGGAAAGCGGTTGGGTGCCGCCGCTGCTGGAGGGCGCGCGCAATGCGAACATTTTGCCGGGCGCAAAAGGTCATGTCGACGCTTCAAAGGGTGTCCATTTGCTGGAAGTTCCCAGCGGCGATCCGGCGCAGTTGCGGGCGCAGGGCGATATTCACATTTACGGCAATCCGCATTACTGGCTCGATCCCGTGCGCGGCAAACAAATCGCGGAAAATATCTGCGCCGCGCTCTCGCGCCTGCAGCCGCAAAATGAAGCCTATTTCAAAAGCAACCTCGAGGCCTTCACTAAAAAGATCGATGCAAAAGTCGCAGAGTGGCAGGCGCTCATGCAGCCTTATAACGGCGTCAAGATCGTGGCGTTTCATAACAGCTGGCCCTATTTCGATGAACGCTTTGGCTTCGACATCGTCGCCTTCATCGAGCCCAAGCCCGGCATCCCGCCGACGCCGAAACATCTGGCTGCCGTCATCGACCAAATGAACCAAATCGGCGTGAAGGTGATCATCGTCGAGCCGTATTACAGCAAAGACCCTTGCAATCTGGTCGCTTCCAAAACCGGCGCGAAAGTTCTGGAACTGGCCACCGCGGTTGACGGCGCGCCGGAAGTCAAGAGCTATCTCGACGTGTTTGATTACAATCTTAAAAAACTCATCGCGGCGTTTCAGCAAATCGCCGAAGCGGGCAATAACGGCAAATAA
- a CDS encoding metal ABC transporter permease yields the protein MFEMFNLSFMVQAFIACVMMGLILSYLGIHVVGRGIVFVDLALGQISSLGVAFADYIGYGKVWVPIVFTLSGALLLSFLHIKDRRLKLEAIIGIIYAIASAFTVLLISKTPHGEADISEVLFGHILAVTAADMRNMAIVFTGLAIPHAVFFKQIFRLTEKLEDEQTPSFTLRERLWNFFFYLSIGLAIVFAVRAGGVLPVFSYLVIPPVTAVLVARSKLLVVLITFFNAIVASLFGLYVSYTFDFPTGASIVAVFGVMFAGAGILRLLRGRLTKAGRENDLSKA from the coding sequence ATGTTTGAAATGTTCAACCTGTCATTCATGGTGCAGGCTTTTATTGCCTGCGTCATGATGGGTTTGATTTTGAGTTATCTCGGCATCCACGTCGTTGGCCGGGGCATTGTGTTTGTGGATTTGGCGCTCGGCCAAATTTCGTCATTGGGCGTGGCGTTCGCGGATTATATCGGCTACGGCAAGGTTTGGGTACCCATTGTTTTCACGCTGAGCGGCGCCTTGTTGCTCTCGTTCCTTCACATCAAAGACCGGCGCTTGAAATTGGAAGCGATCATCGGCATTATTTACGCCATCGCTTCCGCCTTTACGGTGTTGTTGATTTCCAAAACGCCGCATGGCGAGGCCGATATTTCGGAGGTTTTGTTTGGCCACATCCTGGCGGTGACGGCGGCCGACATGCGCAACATGGCCATCGTTTTCACCGGGCTGGCGATCCCGCATGCCGTTTTTTTCAAACAAATTTTTCGCCTCACGGAAAAACTGGAAGACGAGCAGACGCCGAGTTTTACGCTGCGCGAGCGCCTGTGGAATTTCTTTTTTTATCTTTCGATCGGTCTGGCGATTGTCTTTGCCGTTCGCGCCGGCGGCGTGCTGCCGGTGTTTTCTTATTTGGTGATCCCGCCGGTTACCGCGGTTTTGGTGGCCCGCTCAAAACTTCTCGTCGTGCTCATTACTTTTTTCAATGCGATTGTCGCCAGCCTGTTCGGGCTTTACGTTTCATATACTTTCGATTTCCCAACCGGCGCCTCGATTGTCGCGGTTTTCGGCGTGATGTTCGCCGGCGCCGGAATTTTGCGCCTGCTCCGCGGCCGATTGACAAAAGCTGGCCGGGAAAATGACCTGAGCAAAGCATGA
- a CDS encoding MBL fold metallo-hydrolase: protein MTRCQEFLPGLLLTEVTLDDFSVRGAVIIGSQRLVVWDSLSHPRDMQPLQALLAGKNWMLVYSHADWDHVWGTAGLPYHNQTIIAHRNCRARFSEDLPLELEDKRRSQPKLWNEVILIPPTVTFEHQLWLDLGSVTLHLCHLPGHTLDCIVGFVPEWGVLLAGDAVETPLPVINADSPIVEWIAGLQRWEQDGRLQHVIPSHGIIGGRELLWQNIDYLQNLRNGIPPQLPEKLDKFYRETHQKNWQHNAITRRL, encoded by the coding sequence ATGACCCGCTGTCAAGAATTTCTTCCCGGCTTGCTGCTCACCGAAGTGACGTTGGATGATTTCAGCGTGCGCGGCGCGGTGATCATCGGCAGCCAGCGCCTGGTCGTCTGGGACAGTCTCTCGCACCCGCGCGACATGCAGCCGCTGCAGGCTTTATTGGCGGGAAAAAATTGGATGCTGGTTTACAGCCATGCGGACTGGGATCACGTTTGGGGCACGGCGGGCCTGCCTTATCACAATCAAACCATCATCGCTCACCGCAATTGTCGGGCGCGTTTTTCAGAAGATCTTCCCCTCGAACTGGAGGACAAACGGCGATCACAACCGAAGCTTTGGAACGAGGTGATTTTGATTCCACCCACCGTGACTTTCGAGCATCAGTTGTGGTTAGATTTGGGAAGCGTCACTTTGCATTTGTGCCATTTGCCCGGCCACACGCTCGACTGCATTGTGGGCTTTGTGCCGGAATGGGGAGTTTTACTGGCGGGCGATGCCGTGGAAACGCCGCTGCCGGTGATCAATGCGGACAGCCCCATCGTGGAATGGATTGCGGGGTTGCAACGCTGGGAGCAAGATGGCCGCCTGCAACACGTGATTCCCAGCCACGGCATCATCGGCGGCCGCGAGCTGCTGTGGCAAAATATCGATTATCTGCAAAATCTGCGAAACGGTATTCCCCCCCAATTGCCTGAAAAATTGGACAAGTTCTACCGCGAGACCCATCAAAAAAATTGGCAACATAACGCCATCACACGGCGACTTTAA
- a CDS encoding CoA transferase: MPQTHSGCLDGLRILDLSRVLAGPFCTQSLGDLGAEVIKIEQPGKGDDTRHWGPPWFHGESAYYLSCNRNKKSVTINLQVEAGRALIRRLAAQSDVLVENFKVGAMAKWGLGYADLRAINPRLIYCAITGYGQTGPLAPRPGYDFIIQAQSGLMSITGEPDGEPYKAGVAVADIVTGLYAQSAILAALLHRQCSGEGQFIDIALFDAQLSWLASATMNYLVSGEPPRRYGNAHPNIVPYQTFKTADGFLALGVGNDGQFRRLCELLELPALAHDARFQTNAGRVKNRKTVVEILEKIFLQRPTADWVAQLTAAGIPAGPVNTIAQALAEPQVAAREMIVEVRHPSGEPLKFLGPAPKFSATPARIQLPPPLLGQHTDEILCEILELNDEEIIQLRQQQVI, translated from the coding sequence ATGCCACAAACCCATTCCGGCTGCCTGGACGGCCTCCGCATTCTCGATCTGTCGCGCGTTTTGGCTGGGCCGTTTTGCACGCAGTCGCTCGGCGATCTCGGCGCCGAAGTGATTAAAATCGAGCAACCAGGCAAAGGCGATGACACCCGGCACTGGGGGCCGCCGTGGTTTCACGGCGAGTCGGCGTATTATCTCTCCTGCAATCGCAATAAGAAAAGCGTGACGATCAATTTGCAGGTGGAGGCCGGGCGCGCGCTGATTCGGCGACTGGCGGCGCAAAGCGACGTGTTGGTGGAAAATTTCAAAGTCGGCGCGATGGCGAAATGGGGACTCGGCTATGCGGATTTGCGCGCCATCAATCCGCGCTTGATTTACTGCGCGATCACCGGTTACGGCCAAACCGGGCCGCTGGCGCCGCGGCCGGGTTACGATTTTATCATTCAGGCGCAGAGTGGCTTGATGAGTATTACAGGCGAGCCGGACGGCGAACCGTACAAAGCCGGCGTGGCGGTCGCGGACATCGTCACTGGCTTGTACGCGCAAAGCGCCATTCTCGCGGCGCTGCTGCATCGCCAGTGCAGCGGCGAGGGGCAGTTCATCGACATCGCCTTGTTCGATGCGCAACTTTCCTGGCTCGCCAGCGCCACGATGAATTACCTCGTCTCCGGCGAGCCGCCCCGTCGGTACGGCAATGCGCATCCGAACATCGTGCCGTATCAAACGTTTAAAACCGCGGATGGATTTTTGGCGCTGGGCGTGGGAAACGACGGCCAATTTCGGCGCTTGTGTGAGCTGCTTGAGCTGCCGGCCTTGGCGCATGACGCGCGTTTTCAAACCAACGCCGGCCGCGTCAAGAACCGCAAAACCGTCGTGGAAATTTTGGAAAAAATTTTTCTGCAACGCCCGACCGCCGACTGGGTTGCGCAGCTCACCGCCGCCGGCATTCCGGCCGGGCCGGTCAACACCATCGCGCAGGCGCTGGCCGAGCCGCAGGTCGCGGCGCGAGAGATGATTGTGGAAGTGAGGCATCCCAGCGGCGAGCCGCTGAAATTTCTCGGCCCGGCGCCCAAATTCTCCGCGACGCCGGCGCGCATTCAATTGCCCCCGCCGCTGTTGGGGCAGCATACGGATGAGATTTTGTGTGAAATATTAGAACTGAACGACGAGGAGATCATTCAACTTAGACAGCAGCAAGTAATTTGA
- a CDS encoding substrate-binding domain-containing protein — MLTRAHQFHKDLEEALLASAKKNGFKLMITVGEWDIGRQISQIEDFITQKVDAIIVTPVDSRGIGKAIKAANAAKIPVFTADIAALEGEVVCHIASDNVAGGKLAGEYLAKLLNGKGQIAIINQPIVTSVLDRVQGFREAIAQYPDIEIVKDVNGDGVRDRAMQATADVLQAHPQLNGIFGINDDSALGALDAVEDFNRRDVVIVGYDATPEAREAILNDRALKADVVQYPRQIGEQTIAVIAQYFRGEQVPAVLPVAVGIVDKTSLQEASQ, encoded by the coding sequence ATGTTGACGCGCGCCCACCAGTTTCATAAGGATCTGGAGGAAGCGCTGCTCGCTTCGGCCAAAAAAAACGGCTTCAAACTGATGATCACAGTCGGAGAATGGGACATCGGCCGCCAGATCAGCCAGATCGAAGATTTCATTACGCAAAAAGTCGATGCGATCATCGTCACGCCGGTGGATTCGCGCGGCATCGGCAAGGCGATCAAAGCCGCCAACGCCGCGAAAATTCCGGTGTTCACGGCGGACATTGCCGCGCTCGAAGGCGAGGTGGTGTGCCACATCGCTTCGGATAATGTGGCCGGCGGCAAGCTGGCCGGTGAGTATCTCGCCAAGCTGCTCAACGGCAAAGGCCAGATCGCCATCATCAACCAGCCGATTGTGACTTCGGTGCTGGATCGCGTGCAGGGCTTTCGCGAGGCCATCGCGCAATATCCGGACATCGAGATCGTCAAGGACGTCAACGGCGACGGCGTGAGGGACCGGGCGATGCAAGCGACAGCGGATGTGTTGCAAGCGCATCCGCAGCTCAATGGCATTTTCGGAATCAACGATGATTCGGCGCTGGGCGCGCTCGACGCGGTGGAAGATTTCAACCGCCGCGATGTGGTCATCGTCGGCTACGACGCCACGCCGGAAGCGCGTGAGGCGATTTTGAACGATCGCGCCTTGAAAGCCGACGTCGTGCAGTATCCCCGCCAAATCGGCGAGCAAACCATTGCGGTCATCGCGCAGTATTTTCGTGGTGAACAGGTGCCGGCGGTTCTCCCTGTGGCAGTCGGCATCGTCGATAAAACATCTCTTCAGGAGGCAAGTCAATGA
- a CDS encoding glycosyl hydrolase-related protein: MTGRHQTRQGKVNGWKEEKKDKKQKTKKRWNFDICFLAVVGFCVSANWVGAQPGDYVKEWLILGAFPAADNEALMTDVIGGEATVRPHGGLKTAGQSWRHYQTAAANELNFLDPALDLSPVERAVVYAHLYVHSPRPDTLKLLTGFDEQLAIWVNGHLARQRSERRNFRFDDDTTRVALQKGWNSILFKVVNQLGEWSLAARFSGGENVVVQAETPERLTTIPRADPEGIRLRPLELADDLIFNRDNIPMLALQTVVFNPQQQPLGECEARFFAPAGAGSRVKNRSLLSAESRDARRGMQIGRERKFVLHAGELYPLTFRVPIATIVAGFQAAGTWQMRLQFGSYEVRRIAPLRYDSRLLGRIFGTYTVEGIDTLAANGSLEFRRVIVLPKQWTGFPVFLAVDLGQAEGTIWINGKEAKYKFRGESGDLLLSESAVAGSRFEVRVHSTRLDSAEKAPNWPRLYLTVEHLDLRRYTMTAALLQQYNRGERLPEQEAFEEKMWQAMQDGNTTALNSIIADAQNHLPKLPEAAAKLPEVTLAGTSQITTAWLQRYPDTIKLCRAAFSQALRHLEKYPDFYFSHGQALAYWWMEQEDPAVFAAIQQAVREGRWEILGGTWTEGDANMPSGEALARQFLYGKRYLKEKFGVEIKTAWMPETPGHAWSLPQILKKSGMSGYVFYHPGEAMRLFEWEGIDGSRVLGYRPPDQLNSRLSKDVRRFAYQSRKEFNWPNALRVFGVGEQSGGPSGYDIRLAEDLAYRPMTPTVRMARVDRFFQEFSARPPKLTVHRGELAAVYSGAWTSQARHKWSNRRSEMVLPAAEAFSLFAKPYGMRYPQDELAAQWRKVLFNQSHAFLNGMGVAANDDYSQRSYRDAIETATAALDQAMTRLETAINSQSQNKEEIPVVVYNGSSWPRTDAVEVDVTTPYKPQEEKHAAVAKEQKAKTKSQKGKKTEEAAERVIKPSPYFRDASGKRLLAQILQQDSTAQGTHYRLLFLPEEVPAFGYKVYWLEWRREEPNLAVRARVDVDSLTMSNSYYSLKIDAERGGLSNWVDHQRSREWMANKPAGLQILGEKGGENSALHFNYDGSCDRLRLLEPPIVLETGPLRARLLTKYEYGASQIEQEYWVYASLPRVEMRYKVNWRERNKTLKIVFPFQLFDGRLMAEIPFGASERPANGEEVLMQKWLDLSNEQFGVTVANDSKYGADVQDGVVRVTALRAPDSPDPKADDGEHRFALSLTAHNGDWKSGGAAQNGLAFNLPLMARVMQQQKGALPPAHSFVSVEPSRVMVSALKKSEDNDAWIVRIYESSGQPATATINLPFAAKAVSEVNLIEWNDKPLPLSGQKLTVNLSPWEVKTMRISQ, encoded by the coding sequence ATGACAGGTCGTCATCAGACACGACAGGGAAAGGTGAATGGATGGAAAGAAGAAAAAAAAGATAAAAAGCAAAAAACGAAAAAACGATGGAACTTCGATATTTGCTTTTTAGCCGTTGTGGGATTCTGTGTTTCAGCAAATTGGGTTGGCGCGCAACCGGGGGATTATGTGAAGGAATGGCTGATTCTCGGCGCGTTTCCGGCGGCTGATAATGAGGCGCTGATGACCGATGTGATTGGCGGCGAAGCGACGGTGCGGCCGCACGGCGGGCTCAAAACCGCCGGCCAGTCCTGGCGGCACTATCAAACCGCTGCCGCGAATGAGCTGAACTTTCTCGATCCGGCGCTGGATTTGTCGCCGGTCGAGCGCGCCGTGGTGTACGCGCATCTTTATGTGCACAGCCCGCGTCCCGACACGCTGAAATTGCTGACCGGTTTCGACGAGCAATTGGCGATTTGGGTGAATGGCCACCTTGCGCGCCAGCGCAGCGAGCGGCGCAATTTCCGCTTTGACGATGACACCACGCGGGTGGCGCTGCAAAAAGGCTGGAACAGCATTCTCTTCAAAGTCGTCAACCAGCTTGGCGAGTGGTCGCTGGCGGCACGATTCAGCGGCGGTGAAAATGTGGTTGTCCAAGCCGAAACGCCGGAACGCCTCACGACGATTCCGCGCGCCGATCCGGAGGGAATTCGTCTGCGCCCGCTGGAGCTGGCGGACGATCTGATTTTCAATCGCGACAATATTCCGATGCTGGCTCTGCAAACCGTTGTGTTCAATCCGCAGCAACAGCCGCTCGGCGAATGTGAGGCGCGTTTTTTCGCGCCGGCCGGCGCGGGTTCGCGCGTTAAAAATCGCAGCTTGCTGTCCGCCGAAAGCCGCGATGCCCGGCGCGGCATGCAGATCGGGCGCGAGCGGAAGTTTGTGCTTCATGCCGGCGAACTTTATCCCTTGACTTTTCGCGTGCCGATTGCCACAATTGTCGCGGGTTTTCAGGCGGCGGGAACATGGCAAATGCGCCTGCAATTTGGCAGCTACGAGGTGCGCCGCATCGCGCCGCTGCGTTACGACAGCCGTCTGCTCGGCCGCATTTTTGGAACCTACACGGTCGAAGGCATTGATACCCTGGCCGCCAACGGCAGCCTCGAGTTTCGGCGCGTGATCGTGCTGCCGAAACAATGGACGGGCTTTCCGGTTTTTCTCGCGGTTGATCTCGGCCAGGCCGAGGGTACGATTTGGATCAACGGCAAAGAAGCCAAATACAAATTTCGCGGCGAATCCGGCGACCTGCTGCTCAGCGAAAGCGCGGTGGCCGGCAGCCGCTTCGAAGTGCGCGTTCATTCCACCCGGCTCGATTCGGCAGAGAAAGCGCCGAACTGGCCACGGCTTTATCTCACCGTCGAGCATCTCGATTTGCGCCGATACACCATGACCGCAGCGTTGCTGCAGCAATACAATCGCGGTGAACGCCTTCCCGAGCAGGAAGCGTTTGAAGAAAAAATGTGGCAAGCGATGCAGGACGGCAACACGACGGCGCTCAACAGCATCATCGCGGATGCCCAGAATCATTTGCCCAAACTTCCCGAAGCGGCGGCGAAATTGCCGGAGGTCACGCTCGCCGGCACCTCGCAAATCACCACCGCCTGGCTGCAGCGTTATCCCGATACCATCAAGCTTTGCCGCGCCGCTTTTTCACAAGCCCTCCGCCACCTTGAAAAGTATCCTGATTTTTATTTTTCGCACGGCCAGGCGCTTGCGTATTGGTGGATGGAACAGGAGGATCCGGCGGTGTTCGCGGCGATTCAACAAGCGGTGCGCGAGGGGCGGTGGGAAATTCTCGGCGGCACCTGGACCGAGGGCGATGCCAACATGCCCTCCGGCGAAGCGCTGGCGCGACAATTTCTGTACGGCAAGAGATATTTGAAAGAAAAATTCGGCGTTGAGATCAAAACCGCCTGGATGCCGGAAACGCCCGGGCATGCGTGGAGCCTGCCGCAAATTTTGAAAAAGAGCGGCATGTCGGGTTACGTCTTTTATCACCCCGGTGAAGCGATGCGTTTGTTCGAATGGGAGGGCATCGATGGCAGCCGCGTGCTGGGCTATCGCCCGCCGGATCAACTCAACTCGCGGCTCAGCAAAGACGTGCGGCGGTTTGCGTATCAATCCCGCAAGGAATTCAACTGGCCGAATGCGCTGCGCGTTTTTGGCGTCGGCGAGCAAAGCGGCGGCCCCTCGGGATATGACATTCGGCTCGCGGAAGATCTCGCCTACCGCCCGATGACGCCGACGGTGCGCATGGCCCGCGTCGATCGTTTCTTTCAGGAATTTAGCGCGCGCCCGCCAAAGCTCACGGTTCATCGTGGGGAATTGGCCGCGGTTTATTCCGGCGCTTGGACAAGCCAGGCCCGGCACAAATGGAGCAACCGCCGCAGTGAAATGGTGTTGCCGGCCGCAGAGGCCTTCTCACTTTTTGCCAAGCCTTACGGCATGAGGTATCCGCAAGACGAGCTGGCCGCGCAGTGGCGCAAGGTGTTGTTCAATCAATCGCACGCGTTTTTAAATGGCATGGGCGTCGCGGCGAATGATGATTATTCGCAGCGGTCCTATCGCGATGCCATTGAAACGGCAACAGCCGCGCTCGACCAGGCGATGACGCGCCTCGAAACCGCGATCAACAGCCAATCGCAAAATAAAGAAGAAATCCCCGTCGTCGTTTACAACGGCTCGAGCTGGCCGCGCACCGATGCGGTTGAAGTTGATGTGACCACGCCTTACAAACCGCAAGAAGAAAAACACGCGGCGGTTGCCAAGGAGCAAAAAGCAAAAACCAAATCGCAAAAAGGAAAAAAAACGGAAGAGGCGGCCGAACGCGTGATCAAACCGTCGCCCTATTTTCGCGACGCCAGCGGCAAAAGGTTGCTCGCGCAAATTCTGCAGCAGGATTCCACGGCGCAGGGCACACATTACCGGCTGCTGTTTTTGCCGGAAGAGGTGCCGGCTTTCGGCTACAAAGTCTATTGGCTGGAATGGCGCCGCGAAGAGCCGAATCTGGCGGTGCGCGCGCGGGTTGACGTCGACAGCTTGACGATGAGCAACAGCTATTACAGCCTCAAAATCGACGCCGAGCGCGGCGGTTTGTCGAATTGGGTTGACCATCAGCGCAGCCGTGAGTGGATGGCGAACAAACCGGCGGGTCTGCAAATTCTCGGAGAAAAAGGCGGCGAAAATTCGGCGTTGCATTTTAATTATGACGGAAGCTGCGACCGCCTGCGCCTGCTCGAGCCGCCGATCGTGCTGGAGACCGGCCCCCTGCGCGCGCGGTTGCTGACGAAATACGAATATGGCGCTTCTCAAATCGAGCAGGAGTATTGGGTTTATGCCTCCTTGCCGCGCGTTGAAATGCGTTATAAAGTGAATTGGCGTGAGCGCAACAAAACGCTGAAAATTGTTTTTCCGTTTCAGCTTTTTGACGGCCGGCTCATGGCAGAAATTCCTTTCGGTGCCAGCGAGCGCCCGGCAAACGGCGAGGAGGTGTTGATGCAAAAATGGCTCGATCTTTCCAACGAGCAGTTTGGCGTGACCGTCGCCAATGATTCGAAATATGGCGCCGATGTGCAGGACGGCGTCGTGCGCGTGACCGCGCTGCGCGCACCGGATTCACCCGATCCCAAAGCCGACGACGGCGAACACCGCTTTGCATTATCGCTTACCGCGCATAACGGTGATTGGAAGAGCGGCGGCGCAGCACAAAACGGTTTGGCATTCAATCTTCCACTCATGGCGCGCGTGATGCAACAGCAAAAAGGCGCGTTACCGCCGGCGCATAGTTTCGTAAGCGTCGAGCCCTCCCGCGTCATGGTTTCCGCTCTCAAAAAATCCGAAGACAACGATGCTTGGATTGTGCGAATTTACGAAAGCTCCGGCCAACCGGCAACCGCCACGATCAACCTGCCCTTCGCCGCGAAGGCCGTGAGCGAAGTCAATCTGATCGAGTGGAACGACAAACCGCTGCCGCTTTCAGGACAAAAACTGACGGTGAATCTAAGCCCGTGGGAAGTGAAGACGATGAGGATTAGTCAGTAA
- a CDS encoding sugar ABC transporter ATP-binding protein, giving the protein MQLIYRINLVEATNSILSLRRISKRYPGVVALDEVSFDLRPGEVHCLVGENGAGKSTLTKVMAGAEKPDSGEIWVNGTPRHFANPAEAIAAGIGVIYQDFKLVPALSVAENILLGHQPRRGNGRSPFIDWKKLRAEARALLDQIGVELPLQQPVARLSVAQQQMVEIAKALHHRARIIAMDEPSATLTDKELAHLFVLIRRLTNDGVGIIYISHRLEEIFEIGHRLTVLRDGKWVTTTEVAGATRQQLVQWMVGRELKEEKNEKKTNTLSNAAEVLRVENLGRDWIHGISFSVNAGEIFGIAGLVGSGRTEVARMIFGADRKQTGKIFLDGKEIHPRSPAEAIGFGIGLLTEDRNRQGLIMGLSVQENIVLSSYDKLRAGWKINWRRVRETARAHVERLRIRTPSLVQKVANLSGGNRQKVVLARWLATNCRVLIFDEPTWGIDVGVKREIHALIRNLAAEGRAVIVISSDLPEVMSLADRIGVMWEGQLAGILLREEATPEKIMHLATGHGAGGQVANGR; this is encoded by the coding sequence GTGCAACTCATTTATCGAATCAATTTGGTTGAAGCAACCAACAGTATTCTCTCCCTCCGCCGCATTTCCAAACGCTACCCCGGTGTGGTGGCGTTGGATGAAGTGAGCTTCGATTTGCGGCCCGGCGAGGTGCATTGCCTCGTCGGCGAAAACGGCGCGGGCAAATCGACGCTGACCAAAGTCATGGCCGGCGCTGAGAAGCCCGACAGCGGCGAGATTTGGGTCAACGGCACGCCGCGGCATTTCGCCAATCCCGCCGAGGCGATTGCCGCCGGCATCGGCGTCATTTATCAGGATTTCAAGCTCGTTCCCGCGCTGTCGGTTGCCGAAAATATTTTGCTCGGCCATCAGCCGCGGCGGGGCAATGGCAGATCGCCGTTCATCGACTGGAAAAAATTGCGCGCCGAAGCCCGGGCGTTGCTCGATCAAATCGGCGTCGAGCTGCCCTTGCAGCAACCGGTGGCGCGCCTCAGCGTCGCGCAGCAGCAGATGGTTGAGATCGCCAAAGCATTACATCATCGCGCGCGGATCATCGCGATGGACGAGCCTTCGGCGACGCTCACCGACAAAGAACTGGCGCATTTGTTTGTGCTCATTCGTCGACTCACGAATGACGGCGTCGGCATCATTTATATTTCGCATCGCCTCGAAGAGATTTTTGAGATCGGTCATCGGCTCACCGTGCTGCGCGACGGCAAATGGGTCACAACCACAGAAGTTGCCGGCGCCACTCGCCAGCAGCTCGTACAGTGGATGGTCGGACGAGAGCTGAAAGAGGAAAAAAACGAAAAAAAGACGAATACTCTTTCAAACGCCGCGGAAGTTTTACGTGTTGAAAATCTTGGCCGCGATTGGATACACGGGATCAGCTTCAGTGTAAATGCCGGTGAAATTTTCGGCATCGCCGGTCTCGTCGGCTCCGGCCGCACCGAAGTGGCGAGAATGATTTTCGGTGCCGATCGCAAACAAACCGGAAAAATTTTTCTCGACGGCAAAGAAATTCATCCACGCTCGCCTGCCGAAGCCATCGGGTTTGGCATTGGGCTGTTGACGGAAGATCGCAATCGACAGGGGCTCATCATGGGGTTGAGCGTGCAGGAAAATATCGTGCTGAGCAGCTACGATAAATTGCGCGCCGGCTGGAAAATCAACTGGCGGCGCGTGAGAGAAACAGCGCGGGCTCACGTCGAACGCTTGCGCATCCGCACGCCGTCGCTGGTGCAAAAAGTCGCCAACCTCAGCGGCGGCAACCGCCAGAAAGTCGTGCTGGCGCGCTGGCTGGCGACGAATTGCCGCGTGCTGATTTTTGACGAGCCGACATGGGGCATCGACGTCGGCGTCAAACGCGAGATTCACGCGCTGATCCGGAATCTTGCCGCTGAAGGCCGCGCCGTCATTGTCATCTCTTCGGATTTGCCGGAAGTGATGAGCCTTGCCGATCGCATCGGCGTAATGTGGGAAGGGCAATTGGCCGGCATTCTCTTACGCGAAGAAGCGACACCGGAGAAGATTATGCATCTGGCGACGGGGCACGGAGCAGGGGGGCAGGTTGCAAATGGCAGATGA
- a CDS encoding DUF2283 domain-containing protein produces MVSRKGDEYICEETGDDLVLMKDKKGRVIGFEKLNFSVVPTQPLRVAFETVAA; encoded by the coding sequence ATGGTCAGTCGTAAGGGCGATGAATATATCTGCGAGGAAACAGGTGACGACCTGGTGCTGATGAAAGACAAAAAGGGGCGCGTTATTGGCTTTGAAAAATTGAATTTTTCGGTTGTCCCAACCCAGCCATTGCGAGTCGCTTTTGAAACGGTCGCAGCTTGA